In Hydrogenispora ethanolica, the genomic window GGATATTATTTACTCCGTTGAAACCCGTCAAAAGATGGTTGCCCTCACATTCGACGATGGGCCGCATCCGGTTTATACCGGTCAAATATTGGATATCCTCCGGAAATATCATGCGAAGGCGACTTTTTTTATGGTGGGAGTCTCGATGAAAACCTACCCCTTTCTGGTGGAGCAGGTGATCGCCGCCGGCCATTCCATCGGAAATCACACCTACAGTCATCCGCGGAATTTGGCGGTTTGCTCAAAACCGAAAATTGAGAAGGAAATTCAAGACTGCCAAAAGGTGATTCGAAAGCTTACCGGCGAATCCGTTTTGATTTTTAGACCACCGCGTGGCCGCTTGAATCGGGAAGTGGTTCGGATTGCCCAAAAAAACGGGTATCAAACCGTACTATGGTCGATTTGCGGCGATCGCAGAACCTACAATCCGCAGCGGATGGCGCGGCGGGTGATTCAAAATATCCATAGCGGGGATATCATTCTGCTACACGACGGCACTTTCGATTCCCGCTGGAAAGACGTTGAAGCCACCGGATTCATCGTGAAAGCTTTGACCAAAAAAGGCTATCGTTTTGTAACGGTTCCCGAATTGCTGAAATTAACCAAAGAATTCTCTCTTTCTTTAAGTAAATAAAAACCAGATCATCTGATCCGGTTTTTAAAAGCCATGTATAAAGTCCTCAAATTCGGAAATCATCCTTTCAATGGACTTAAAACGACTTTATCACTTGCTTTTCTGAGCTTTTGTGTTCACCCTGGCCTTCGGACAGGGTTTATCACAACGCTTTTAAAGATTTCCAGGGGAACTTAATATGCTGCCGCAGGCCATCGGTTCCAACGGTCGGCTTCTGATAGACGATCGCGGGAGTACGCCAGGATAGCCAATTACTTGAAAAATAGTTAACAACCTGCCTTTCCAGGGCAGGTTTTATGATGAGCCGATTTTCAAGAACCCGGTTCCGGACGCCGACTCACGCTTGTTTTTTTCGCTTGGG contains:
- a CDS encoding polysaccharide deacetylase family protein, with product MGFALVFFINRPKTDIIYSVETRQKMVALTFDDGPHPVYTGQILDILRKYHAKATFFMVGVSMKTYPFLVEQVIAAGHSIGNHTYSHPRNLAVCSKPKIEKEIQDCQKVIRKLTGESVLIFRPPRGRLNREVVRIAQKNGYQTVLWSICGDRRTYNPQRMARRVIQNIHSGDIILLHDGTFDSRWKDVEATGFIVKALTKKGYRFVTVPELLKLTKEFSLSLSK